TATCCTCTAGGCTCAAAATTAGTTACTAACACTGCCTCATCTGCTCATCTTGTCCACTTGTTCTAGCTAGCTAGCTTGGAGCCTCTGATTCATGGACTTCCCGGAAAAGAAGGCTGGATCCATGGATCCGGTGACCGTGGCCAAGAAGACGCCTCGTCCGGTTGATGTCCGCGCGTGGGCGCTCTTCACCGCCTGCGCCACCGCGTTCTCCCTTGCAGTGGGCTACTCAATGTCACACGCACACGCACTCGACCACTTCCACGCCCCCTGCTGGCAGTGGCAGGTAACGACGAGCCGACGACCCTTCTCCCTGATTCCAGTTCCACTACCCTTCTCCCTGCATGCGTTCTCAATTTCCCCTGCGTTGGTGTTGGTCCTCCACAGTTCTCCTTTCTGCCTTGTGACCACCTGACGGACGCGGACAAAGCCGTGGTGAACGCCGTCTGCCTCGGGAAGTTGTCCTGCATCCCGGTCGTGGCGGCCGGGCCGGTGCTGGCGCCGCGCCTCCTTTTGCCGCCGACGCTGGGTCCGCCGCGCCTCCTTTGCCGCCGACGCTGGGTCCACCGCGCCCTCGCCTGCCTTGAGCTCGCGCTCACCATCGTCGGCCACTGCCTGTACGCCACCGCAACCTGCCTCgtccttttttttttgagaatcagggggggggggggagttccccacctgaatatattgctcaaaacGGCTGTAGAGACAGTAGGTCTAGATTACATAGGCACGATGCAACATGCAAAGAGGTAGGAACGCCACGAGGAAACGTCCTCCTTGTCACCCGTATCAACAAGACGGTGTGACCAGAGATCCAAGTCCGATAAAATGTTCCTAATTGTTATTACAGAACATTGATCGACATTCCTAAAGAGCATGTCATTTCGCGCTGCCCAAATATTTGAGAGTAGCGCGAGGAGGACTAGGGGCCATGCATTTTTGGGCAGGTGTTGAGATAGTGGAACATCCCAAAGTTCATTAAGGTCAGCTTCGTGTGGCAGAACACCCATTCGTTGCCAAATTCTGTTGGCAAGGGGGCATGTGATGAAGAGGTGAGTGGAGTCTTCGAGTAGCATAGCACACCGTGTGCATAAGTCGGAGGAGATTATATTCTTGTGGGCAAGATTGACGGCGGTGCTTAGGCGATCTTTGAAAAGAAGCCAAGCGAAGATTTTTGTCTTACGAGGAGCTTTGGTGTTCCAGATGAGTGGAGCATTGAGGTCCGTTTCTGGCCTAGCCATGATGATGCCGTAGGCCTGCTTGGTGAAGAAGGCATGACCCCGAAGGAGGAACCGTTGATCTTCTTCTAGCAACGGCACGAAGTCCTGCAAAACAGCCAAAAGCGAAACCAGCTCTGTTTCTGCTGTGAGAGAGAGACAATTACGGAGGTTTGTTTCAATGCCGAAACGCAAGATGTTAGCCATTTTTACCAGCTTTTGTGTTGAGTGTGAGAAGAGGTGTGGGTAGGTGGTAGCTAGGGGTTTTGGGGTGAGCCAGGTATCTAACCAGAAATATGTATGTGTTCCACCGTTTGTCAAAACGAAGGAGATTGATTGTAGGGTTGGGATTTGTTGCGAAATCGTGCGGCATGCATAGAAAGGATGTTTGGGTTCCCGAAGAAACTAGGGCATTGGGATGTTGTAGTTCTAGCCAGTCTAGCCTGCCTCGTCCTCGTCGCCCACCAAGGAGACATCTTCATCCGGATCTGCTGGACTGTGGGCATCTTCGTCATACCTGTCAGCTTCTCCGTCCTACAGGACCTACACCTCCTGGGAGGTGACGAGGAGTGAGAAGCCGGGCAAGCAGCAGTAGCTCGAGAGGATCTGCTCATGAGGTACTGATGGCTGACTGTTGAAGTGATGAGTAGGTAGTTCCAAGGAATAGTTAATGTAGAGTATGCATTATAATGTGTGTTAATCTAGTAGCTATATTGTAGTGTTATTTCGATAGACCGACTATGCTAGTTGGAACATTTGTGTAATGTGGGCTATATAATTACCCTGCAGCGTGGATTGTCGTCGTCTTTGATGTATTGCAACCTTTAATTTCCTCTGTTACtacttctatatatatatatgatcagacATGAGCTATATGCATGCTTATATAATATATCCAGCTTCCTTCGAATACAATTAATTGATGTTGATGAAATTGGTGCTGTGCTATGTATGGATGGATGACTCATGTTGTTTCTGGTGTTTTTGGACTACGGGTGTCCTTCAGGTAATTTTGATATTCAGTCTGAAATTCCGAATTTATACTAAATACTGAAGGTCATAGGAAAAATATCCCTGTCCATAGTCCAAACACATTCCTGTTCTGCAGTAAACTACGCGCTCTCCCAGCATAAAGCACCACTTGTGCAACCTCGTTTGTGTTTCATGAAGTATGAGGTGAATAATTTTCCTCTGTTGCTTTTTCGAAAATGGTGGCACCACACTCATGCAGTGTAATTTTCACTGGCAGTGGTTCAAGTTTGACTCATAGAATCGTTTTCATGGGAGTTGCTGAGTTGGTATATGAATCATTTTCGCTAACCACCTTTCCTAATTATTCCGCAAAAAAAACCACTTTTCCTATTTGGCATCACGAATCTAGTGTCAATTAACACTAGCGTTGGGAAACTAACATGAAAACTGAAATCCTTACAGACATAATCCATTCGATGTGTTTCGTGCAATTTCtaaaaaataatttttatttggtaaaACCTAGAAAACTCACCTAGTCGAGGAATTTTTTAGAGAAGGCGTGCAACCAGATTCGATACTAGAATTCAAATCTATATGTAAATCGTTATGAATTTACGacattttacaaaaaaaaaaagaCTATTCATGTGTGAAATCTATTTCTACCGTGCAGGCTACATGACATCCCTCGTCCGTGGTTGTTTCGAGATTTATATTGCATATTCTCAGCTCGTCCGTGGTTGTTTCGCGCACATTCCATCGCCACAGAACACTCTCCCTCTCTCGACCTCTCACCGCCGACGCTCGTCTCacctctctcccctctcccctctaaCGACGACGAGCATGGCCGAGCGCTACCCAGGCGATGGTGCGGCGGCCAATggtttcggccgccgccacctgcaCGAGGGCGAGGCGCGCCTTCTCTACGAGGCCGAccacccggcgccgccggacaAGCGGGTGCCGGGCAcctggaggctcagcgccgggcgGCGTCCCGGCGCCTCCAGCGCCCATCGGAGCTGCTCGGCGCAGCAAAA
This window of the Triticum aestivum cultivar Chinese Spring chromosome 5D, IWGSC CS RefSeq v2.1, whole genome shotgun sequence genome carries:
- the LOC123120208 gene encoding uncharacterized protein → MDFPEKKAGSMDPVTVAKKTPRPVDVRAWALFTACATAFSLAVGYSMSHAHALDHFHAPCWQWQFSFLPCDHLTDADKAVVNAVCLGKLSCIPVVAAGPVLAPRLLLPPTLGPPRLLCRRRWVHRALACLELALTIVGHCLYATATCLAT